Proteins encoded in a region of the Nocardia asteroides genome:
- a CDS encoding saccharopine dehydrogenase NADP-binding domain-containing protein: protein MADTREFDLVLFGATGFVGKLTAEYLLAAAPESARIALAGRSLDKLTAVREGLGPKAASWGLVVADSKDQTALDELAARTKVVVTTVGPYLRYGMPLVGACAKAGTHYADLTGEPLFIREAIDAYHEQAVATGARIVNSCGYDSIPSDLSVYQLYRRTVEDNAGELVDTTLVASLKGGVSGGTIDSGRAMMEAVAADPAKGAVLSHPYSLSPDKSMDPDVGRQSDQALARASAIDPSLDGWVSTFVMAAHNTKIVRRTNGLLGWVYGKNFRYREVMSAGKSRVAPLVAAGVAGGIVAGLTAGALLSRAAAGRKLLDRVLPKPGTGPSEEARKSGWFTMKTFAHTTSGAKYVATFSGAGDPGYQATAVLLGESGLCLAFDTGKQPELAGILTPAAAMGDALTDRLRAAGMTITVERA, encoded by the coding sequence ATGGCAGACACTCGGGAATTCGACCTGGTCCTCTTCGGCGCGACGGGTTTCGTCGGCAAGCTGACCGCGGAGTATCTCCTCGCGGCCGCACCGGAATCCGCGCGGATCGCGCTGGCGGGCCGGTCGCTGGACAAACTGACCGCCGTGCGGGAGGGTCTGGGGCCGAAGGCCGCGAGCTGGGGGCTGGTAGTGGCCGACTCGAAGGACCAGACCGCGCTGGACGAGCTGGCCGCGCGGACCAAGGTCGTGGTCACCACCGTCGGTCCGTATCTGCGCTACGGGATGCCGCTGGTGGGGGCATGCGCCAAGGCCGGAACGCATTACGCCGACCTCACCGGTGAGCCGCTGTTCATCCGCGAGGCCATCGACGCCTATCACGAACAGGCCGTGGCCACCGGCGCGAGAATCGTGAATTCCTGCGGCTACGACTCGATTCCGTCCGATCTGAGCGTGTACCAGCTCTACCGCCGCACGGTCGAGGACAACGCCGGTGAGCTCGTCGACACCACGCTGGTCGCGTCGTTGAAGGGCGGTGTCAGCGGCGGCACCATCGATTCCGGCCGCGCCATGATGGAGGCGGTCGCCGCCGATCCGGCCAAAGGCGCGGTGCTGTCGCATCCGTATTCGCTGAGCCCGGACAAGTCGATGGATCCCGATGTCGGCCGCCAGTCCGATCAGGCGCTGGCCCGGGCGAGCGCGATCGACCCGAGTCTGGACGGATGGGTGAGCACGTTCGTCATGGCCGCGCACAACACCAAGATCGTGCGCCGCACCAATGGGCTGCTCGGCTGGGTGTACGGCAAGAACTTCCGCTACCGCGAAGTGATGAGCGCGGGGAAATCGCGGGTCGCGCCACTGGTCGCGGCGGGCGTGGCCGGCGGCATCGTGGCGGGTCTGACCGCGGGCGCGCTGCTGTCGCGGGCTGCCGCGGGCCGCAAACTGCTGGACCGCGTGCTGCCCAAGCCGGGGACCGGGCCCAGCGAGGAGGCCCGCAAGAGCGGTTGGTTCACCATGAAGACGTTCGCGCACACCACGTCGGGCGCGAAGTACGTGGCCACCTTCTCCGGCGCTGGCGACCCGGGATATCAGGCCACCGCGGTGCTGCTCGGCGAGAGCGGCCTGTGCCTGGCGTTCGACACCGGCAAGCAACCCGAACTCGCGGGCATCCTCACTCCCGCGGCGGCGATGGGCGACGCGCTCACCGACCGGCTGCGCGCGGCGGGCATGACCATCACGGTCGAGCGTGCCTGA
- a CDS encoding tautomerase family protein yields the protein MPMIQLTLPTGVLSADTRAALRGRLASTLLKWEGAPDAAFFRALAWSRIDEAPAGAFGSDEDELPRFRVDVTVPAGALSDRRKEGLIKEVTADVSAAAGLGDADGLRVWVLIHEQPEGTWGAAGNVVRFAELAAVAKGQRADA from the coding sequence ATGCCGATGATCCAGCTGACCCTGCCCACCGGAGTCCTGTCCGCCGATACTCGCGCCGCGCTGCGCGGCAGGCTCGCGTCCACCTTGCTGAAGTGGGAGGGAGCGCCCGACGCGGCGTTCTTCCGCGCGCTGGCCTGGAGCCGCATCGATGAGGCCCCGGCAGGCGCTTTCGGCAGCGACGAGGACGAGCTGCCGAGATTCCGGGTCGACGTCACCGTGCCCGCGGGGGCACTGTCCGATCGCCGCAAAGAGGGCCTGATCAAGGAGGTGACCGCGGACGTCTCGGCCGCGGCGGGACTCGGCGACGCCGACGGCTTACGAGTGTGGGTGCTCATTCATGAACAGCCCGAAGGCACCTGGGGCGCCGCCGGGAACGTGGTCCGCTTCGCTGAGCTGGCCGCTGTGGCCAAAGGTCAGCGCGCCGATGCGTGA
- a CDS encoding heparin-binding hemagglutinin produces MTEKNATVTKPLLATVGAGDALYTAVNDVVAQVRERAVATEVQARVEEARERFANVPADVQAQFESLRERLSGLPSELPEDLAELREKFTAEELRTLAERYYRQALDIYADLAVRGEEAIDRLRANHLVEERIGKVETIYGDAVSRAEDVLERVNGLLGRPAKVETEAEQVADPAPVVEAEVVEVTTEPAAAPVVNGAPKKAPAKKAAPATATAAKKAPAKKAAPKKA; encoded by the coding sequence ATGACCGAGAAGAACGCCACCGTCACCAAGCCCTTACTCGCCACCGTCGGCGCGGGTGACGCCCTCTACACCGCCGTCAACGACGTCGTCGCGCAGGTGCGCGAGCGTGCGGTCGCCACCGAGGTGCAGGCCCGGGTGGAGGAGGCGCGCGAGCGCTTCGCCAACGTCCCCGCCGACGTGCAGGCGCAGTTCGAGTCGCTGCGCGAGCGGCTGTCCGGGCTGCCGTCGGAACTCCCGGAGGACCTCGCCGAGCTGCGCGAGAAGTTCACCGCCGAGGAGCTGCGCACGCTGGCCGAGAGGTACTACCGGCAGGCGCTCGACATCTACGCCGACCTCGCCGTCCGCGGTGAGGAAGCCATCGACCGGCTGCGCGCCAACCACCTCGTCGAGGAGCGGATCGGCAAGGTCGAGACCATCTACGGCGACGCGGTGAGCCGCGCCGAGGACGTGCTCGAGCGCGTCAACGGACTGCTCGGCCGCCCGGCCAAGGTCGAGACCGAGGCCGAGCAGGTGGCCGATCCGGCGCCGGTCGTAGAGGCCGAGGTCGTCGAGGTGACCACCGAGCCCGCCGCGGCTCCCGTCGTGAACGGCGCGCCGAAGAAGGCTCCGGCCAAGAAGGCCGCTCCCGCCACCGCCACCGCCGCCAAGAAGGCTCCGGCGAAGAAGGCCGCCCCCAAGAAGGCCTGA
- a CDS encoding DUF445 family protein, whose amino-acid sequence MEKAPGNTAVLDAPAAPAAASFGFDAVLDEAAKRRDLWRMKALATGLLASATAIYLFCRWTESRGAGGDWVGYLRAASEAGMVGALADWFAVTALFRHPLGLPIPHTAIIRRKKDQLGASLGSFVGTNFLAPEVVSAKVNSAQISWRVGRWMADPGHAARVAQESSTILRAVVGVLRDEDVEQVIDNTIVKRIAEPLWGPPIGRVLAELLADNRQLALLDLLAERAHQWALGSQETIDRIVLRDAPQWAPKFVNILLSERIYRELVEFTWKVRSNPEHEVRLAANRFLEEFAEDLQYDDAMIKKAERIKAQIMGREEITGLASATWRAAKRLILESADDPGSTLRRKVAENVQQLGERLRDDADLRANVDGWIDRGARYLVENYAGEISTLVTDTVARWDADEASKKIELQVGRDLQFIRINGTVVGSLAGLAIYTISHLMFGG is encoded by the coding sequence ATGGAGAAAGCCCCCGGCAACACCGCGGTGCTGGACGCCCCCGCCGCGCCTGCCGCCGCGTCCTTCGGCTTCGACGCCGTGCTCGACGAGGCCGCCAAGCGTCGCGACCTCTGGCGGATGAAGGCGCTCGCGACCGGCCTGCTCGCCTCGGCCACCGCGATCTATCTGTTCTGCCGCTGGACCGAATCGCGCGGGGCGGGTGGCGACTGGGTCGGCTATCTGCGGGCTGCCTCGGAGGCGGGCATGGTCGGCGCGCTGGCGGACTGGTTCGCGGTGACCGCTCTGTTCCGTCATCCGCTCGGCCTGCCGATTCCGCACACGGCGATCATCCGGCGAAAGAAAGACCAGCTCGGCGCCAGTCTCGGTAGTTTCGTCGGCACGAATTTCCTGGCGCCGGAAGTGGTGTCGGCCAAGGTGAACTCAGCGCAGATCTCCTGGCGGGTAGGGCGCTGGATGGCCGATCCCGGTCATGCCGCGCGGGTGGCGCAGGAGAGTTCGACGATCCTGCGGGCCGTCGTCGGCGTGCTGCGCGACGAGGATGTCGAGCAGGTCATCGACAACACGATCGTCAAGCGGATCGCCGAGCCGCTGTGGGGTCCGCCGATCGGGCGGGTGCTGGCGGAACTGCTCGCCGACAACCGGCAGCTGGCGCTGCTGGACCTGCTCGCCGAGCGCGCGCACCAGTGGGCGCTCGGCTCGCAGGAGACCATCGACCGGATCGTGTTGCGGGACGCGCCGCAGTGGGCTCCGAAATTCGTCAACATCCTGCTTTCCGAGCGGATCTACCGGGAACTGGTCGAGTTCACCTGGAAAGTCCGCTCGAATCCGGAGCACGAAGTCCGCCTCGCCGCGAATCGCTTCCTGGAGGAATTCGCCGAGGACCTGCAATATGACGACGCCATGATCAAGAAGGCCGAACGCATCAAGGCGCAGATCATGGGTCGCGAGGAGATCACCGGTTTGGCCTCGGCCACTTGGCGCGCGGCGAAGCGGCTGATCCTGGAATCCGCCGACGATCCGGGCAGCACGTTGCGGCGCAAGGTCGCCGAGAACGTCCAGCAGCTCGGGGAGCGATTGCGCGACGACGCGGACCTGCGCGCCAACGTCGACGGCTGGATCGACCGCGGCGCTCGCTACTTGGTGGAAAACTATGCGGGTGAGATCAGCACCCTGGTCACCGACACGGTTGCCCGGTGGGATGCCGACGAAGCGAGCAAGAAGATCGAATTGCAGGTCGGCCGGGATCTGCAATTCATCCGCATCAACGGAACTGTCGTCGGTTCGCTTGCCGGACTGGCGATCTACACGATTTCGCATCTGATGTTCGGCGGTTGA
- a CDS encoding AarF/ABC1/UbiB kinase family protein gives MAKQVPTSRLARGTKLGAVAASSVLRTQRARLTMRGRSEAVRAKMAEESMIRTTEQVVMVLGTMKGVAMKLGQMMSVLDLDLVPEDHRERFQKRLAVLRNAAPTVSFAAMRQVIEDDFGKPLDAVFAEFDAEPVAAASIGQVYRARLHDGRQVAVKVQYPGIDAAVRADLKNLAMFRRVLQSAMPWVTPAVLDELRLNMEAELDYRAEAATQLQIAELYAEHPFVIVPRSLPEFSTTRVLVTEYVQGKGFEEIRQLPQAERDRIGEIIYRFYVGSLFTFNEFCGDPHPGNVLLATDGRVGFLDFGLFNRMDAEHVQFELTCLRAAAEDRAEDLRELMIERGVIDSPQEIGAEECLEYVLAASEWCLVDEELTITPELASGAFLLAVDPRASEFTGMKQQNLPPEHLFSRRADFLTFGMLGHLGCTANWHRIAREWLYDEPPVTELGRTHHAWLADRAHTASQRPRARKKTTK, from the coding sequence ATGGCGAAGCAAGTACCGACCTCTCGGCTTGCTCGTGGCACCAAGCTGGGTGCGGTGGCAGCCAGTTCGGTGCTTCGCACACAGCGCGCACGGTTGACCATGCGGGGCAGATCCGAAGCCGTCCGGGCGAAGATGGCCGAGGAATCCATGATTCGCACCACCGAGCAGGTGGTCATGGTGCTGGGCACCATGAAGGGCGTCGCCATGAAGCTCGGCCAGATGATGTCGGTGCTCGACCTGGATCTGGTCCCCGAGGACCACCGGGAGCGATTCCAGAAACGCCTGGCCGTGCTGCGCAACGCGGCCCCGACGGTCTCCTTCGCGGCCATGCGCCAGGTGATCGAGGACGATTTCGGCAAGCCGCTCGACGCGGTCTTCGCCGAGTTCGACGCCGAGCCGGTCGCTGCCGCCTCGATCGGCCAGGTCTACCGGGCGCGACTACACGACGGCCGCCAGGTCGCGGTGAAGGTGCAATACCCGGGCATCGACGCCGCGGTGCGCGCGGACCTGAAGAATCTCGCGATGTTCCGGCGCGTGCTGCAATCCGCGATGCCGTGGGTGACGCCCGCGGTGCTGGACGAATTGCGGCTGAACATGGAAGCCGAACTGGACTACCGGGCCGAGGCGGCCACGCAATTGCAGATCGCCGAGCTCTACGCCGAGCATCCGTTCGTCATCGTGCCGCGCTCACTGCCGGAATTCTCCACCACCCGAGTGCTGGTCACCGAGTATGTGCAGGGCAAGGGCTTCGAGGAGATCCGGCAGTTGCCCCAGGCCGAACGCGACCGGATCGGCGAGATCATCTACCGGTTCTACGTGGGGTCGCTGTTCACCTTCAACGAGTTCTGCGGCGACCCGCATCCCGGCAACGTGCTGCTGGCCACGGACGGCCGGGTCGGGTTCCTGGATTTCGGGTTGTTCAACCGGATGGACGCCGAGCACGTGCAGTTCGAGCTGACCTGTCTGCGGGCCGCCGCGGAAGATCGCGCGGAAGATCTGCGCGAGTTGATGATCGAGCGCGGCGTCATCGATTCGCCGCAGGAGATCGGCGCCGAGGAGTGCCTGGAATACGTGCTGGCCGCCTCGGAATGGTGTCTGGTCGACGAGGAGCTGACCATCACCCCCGAACTGGCCAGCGGCGCCTTCCTGCTCGCGGTCGACCCGCGGGCCAGCGAGTTCACCGGCATGAAGCAACAGAATCTGCCGCCGGAGCACCTCTTCTCCCGCCGCGCGGACTTCCTGACCTTCGGCATGCTGGGTCACCTCGGGTGCACCGCCAACTGGCACCGCATCGCCCGGGAGTGGCTCTACGACGAACCACCGGTCACCGAGCTGGGCCGGACCCATCACGCCTGGCTCGCCGACCGTGCCCACACCGCGTCGCAACGGCCGCGGGCGCGCAAGAAGACCACGAAGTAG
- a CDS encoding TetR/AcrR family transcriptional regulator translates to MAETPQARERMVAGAADMIRRRGLNATSVRELAKHAQAPLGSTYHYFPGGKSQLAAEAVRFTDALAARKLAGGLAAGPVAGLRSFVDMWRKVVLDSDFQAGCPVLAVAIEDPGDDDQPQRAAAAAFENWTGLLARSLREHGASEIDAEQTATLVVAAMEGTVAMCRAERSIRPLDHTVDKLEFLIRAVTGEQRRG, encoded by the coding sequence ATGGCCGAGACGCCGCAGGCGCGGGAGCGGATGGTGGCCGGCGCGGCCGACATGATCCGCCGCCGCGGCCTGAACGCGACCAGCGTGCGGGAACTCGCCAAGCACGCCCAGGCGCCGCTGGGCTCCACCTACCACTATTTCCCGGGCGGCAAATCGCAACTGGCCGCCGAAGCGGTTCGGTTCACCGACGCGCTGGCCGCCCGCAAACTCGCCGGGGGGCTTGCGGCCGGGCCGGTCGCCGGTCTGCGGTCATTTGTGGACATGTGGCGAAAGGTGGTGCTGGACAGCGACTTCCAGGCAGGATGCCCGGTGCTCGCCGTCGCGATCGAAGATCCGGGCGACGACGACCAACCGCAGCGTGCCGCCGCCGCCGCGTTCGAGAACTGGACCGGGCTGCTGGCACGGTCGTTGCGCGAGCACGGCGCGAGCGAGATCGACGCCGAGCAGACCGCCACCCTGGTCGTTGCCGCGATGGAGGGCACGGTGGCGATGTGCCGGGCCGAACGCAGCATCCGTCCGCTCGATCACACCGTGGACAAACTCGAATTCCTGATCCGAGCCGTCACCGGTGAGCAGCGCCGGGGCTAA
- a CDS encoding TetR/AcrR family transcriptional regulator encodes MRGGRMDGRKRRWRQHKIDRREELVDGTLAAVRARGSNAGMDEIAAEIGVSKTVLYRYFSDKNDLVHATMQRFIETTLMPRVYGAISLDADEYQLVRSALAEYVGTVDEDPEVYRFIMGNGSADQSSLAEFEKLFAEVVCAVITERARERGVRTEGAALASYVLVGGIQLATHWWTTNKSLSREDVIDYLTMLAWSAIEGMARAGGSPAAFNAQTHVLSTPEAPAED; translated from the coding sequence GTGCGCGGCGGCCGGATGGACGGCCGCAAGCGCCGGTGGCGGCAACACAAGATCGATCGCCGCGAGGAACTCGTCGACGGCACCCTGGCCGCGGTGCGCGCCCGCGGCAGCAACGCGGGCATGGACGAGATCGCCGCGGAGATCGGCGTCTCCAAGACCGTGCTCTACCGCTATTTCTCCGACAAGAACGACCTGGTCCACGCGACCATGCAGCGGTTCATCGAGACCACGCTGATGCCCCGGGTCTACGGCGCGATCAGCCTGGACGCCGACGAGTATCAGCTGGTGCGCTCGGCGCTGGCCGAGTACGTCGGCACGGTCGACGAGGACCCGGAGGTCTACCGGTTCATCATGGGCAACGGCTCGGCCGACCAGTCCTCGCTCGCGGAGTTCGAGAAGCTCTTCGCCGAGGTGGTGTGCGCGGTCATCACCGAGCGCGCGCGGGAGCGGGGCGTGCGGACCGAGGGCGCCGCGCTGGCGTCGTACGTGCTGGTCGGCGGCATTCAGCTGGCGACGCACTGGTGGACGACCAACAAGTCGCTGTCGCGCGAGGACGTCATCGACTACCTCACCATGCTCGCCTGGAGCGCCATCGAAGGCATGGCCCGCGCGGGCGGTTCGCCCGCGGCGTTCAACGCCCAGACGCACGTGCTGTCCACCCCTGAGGCGCCCGCGGAGGACTGA
- a CDS encoding GntR family transcriptional regulator, with amino-acid sequence MAEIHDVYPKYLRISAYLLGLIESGELAPGAEVPSERELAARWKVARPTAAKALNVLRRQGIVETRRGSGTYVAERGVLMRESAPRYGSSALAGESVTVLRAEVVEGPREVTDSLGVPARSRVIVRTTLRESGSAGTRLITCWFPGGFAEPATLLLGSDPLPCEVRRYLESAVGRVTTVVRESVGARLATEDERRHLALPHPAAVLVVRRVGLDAGRVALEYREITHPPGQWCAQEYFTSSAADFRR; translated from the coding sequence GTGGCCGAAATCCATGACGTATATCCGAAATACCTGAGGATCTCGGCGTATCTGCTGGGGCTGATCGAGAGCGGCGAGCTGGCTCCCGGCGCCGAGGTGCCCTCCGAACGGGAGCTCGCGGCGCGCTGGAAGGTGGCACGACCCACCGCCGCCAAGGCGCTGAATGTCCTGCGCCGACAGGGAATCGTGGAGACCCGCCGTGGATCGGGTACCTATGTCGCCGAACGCGGCGTGCTGATGCGCGAAAGCGCGCCCCGATACGGATCGTCCGCGCTCGCGGGCGAGTCGGTGACCGTGCTGCGCGCGGAGGTGGTCGAAGGGCCACGAGAGGTGACCGACTCGCTCGGCGTGCCCGCGCGAAGCCGGGTGATCGTGCGAACAACGCTGCGGGAGTCGGGTTCCGCAGGCACGCGGCTGATCACCTGCTGGTTTCCGGGTGGATTCGCCGAACCCGCCACCCTCCTGCTCGGCTCCGATCCGCTGCCCTGTGAAGTCCGGCGTTACCTGGAATCGGCGGTCGGTCGCGTCACCACGGTCGTGCGCGAGAGCGTCGGCGCCCGGCTGGCCACGGAGGACGAACGCCGCCACCTCGCGCTCCCACACCCGGCCGCGGTGTTGGTGGTGCGCCGCGTCGGCCTCGACGCCGGGCGCGTCGCGCTCGAGTACCGTGAGATCACCCATCCGCCCGGCCAGTGGTGCGCACAGGAGTATTTCACCAGCTCAGCGGCCGATTTCCGCCGTTGA
- a CDS encoding helix-turn-helix domain-containing protein, with product MGGFIRAQREAAQVSLRQLAQLAGVSNPYLSQIERGLRNPSAEVLTQIAKALRVSSEVLYVRAGYLEQRPHSPVRDALLADTFISERQKQVLLDIYESFRRENGGNEAGGDVWDSDVPRTTTDTPPRQENETQ from the coding sequence ATCGGAGGCTTCATCAGGGCGCAGCGCGAGGCCGCGCAAGTCTCGCTACGTCAGCTCGCCCAGCTGGCGGGGGTGAGCAATCCGTACCTCAGTCAGATCGAGCGCGGACTGCGTAACCCGTCCGCCGAAGTGCTCACGCAGATCGCGAAGGCGCTGCGGGTCTCCTCGGAGGTCTTGTACGTACGGGCTGGCTATCTCGAGCAGCGGCCGCACAGTCCGGTCCGGGACGCACTGCTCGCCGACACGTTCATCAGTGAGCGGCAGAAGCAGGTGCTGCTGGACATCTATGAATCGTTTCGCCGGGAAAACGGAGGAAACGAGGCAGGGGGGGACGTATGGGACAGCGACGTTCCGCGTACGACAACCGACACTCCGCCACGCCAGGAGAACGAAACACAATGA
- a CDS encoding polyphosphate kinase 2 family protein, with protein sequence MSKLWTVTPAEALKADGLRVAELDTSGRPGFTGDKKTGLELLAERSVVLSDLQEKLYANGRSGGDRRSVLLILQGMDTAGKGGIVRHVIGSVDPQGVDHAAFGVPTREERRHHYLWRIRKALPRAGQLGVFDRSHYEDVLVVRVHNLVPPTVWEPRYEEINTFERELVDEGISLVKVAMFVSLDEQKRRLAERLERPDKFWKFNPSDIDERAFWPAYQEAYQAMLERTSTEYAPWYVVPADRKWFARLAVTELLIAALERLELDWPPAKFDVERQKQRLAQA encoded by the coding sequence ATGTCGAAGCTGTGGACGGTCACACCTGCCGAGGCCCTGAAAGCGGACGGGTTGCGAGTCGCCGAGCTGGACACCTCCGGGCGCCCTGGATTCACCGGCGACAAGAAGACAGGCCTCGAACTGCTCGCCGAACGCAGCGTGGTGCTGTCGGATCTGCAGGAGAAGCTGTACGCCAACGGCCGGTCCGGCGGCGACCGGCGCAGCGTGTTGCTGATCCTGCAGGGCATGGACACCGCGGGCAAGGGCGGCATCGTCCGGCACGTGATCGGATCGGTAGATCCGCAGGGCGTCGACCACGCCGCGTTCGGCGTGCCGACGCGGGAGGAGCGGCGTCATCACTACCTGTGGCGCATCCGCAAGGCGCTGCCGCGCGCCGGTCAGCTCGGCGTGTTCGATCGCTCGCACTACGAGGACGTGCTCGTGGTGCGAGTGCACAATCTGGTGCCGCCCACCGTGTGGGAGCCGCGCTACGAGGAGATCAACACCTTCGAGCGCGAACTGGTGGACGAGGGCATCTCGCTGGTGAAGGTCGCGATGTTCGTCTCGCTCGACGAACAGAAGAGGCGGCTGGCCGAGCGGCTGGAACGTCCGGACAAATTTTGGAAATTCAACCCCTCCGACATCGATGAGCGCGCGTTCTGGCCCGCCTACCAGGAGGCATACCAGGCGATGCTGGAACGCACGTCCACCGAGTACGCGCCCTGGTACGTCGTGCCCGCCGACCGCAAGTGGTTCGCCCGCCTCGCGGTGACCGAACTGCTGATCGCGGCGCTGGAGCGGCTGGAGTTGGATTGGCCCCCGGCGAAGTTCGACGTCGAGCGGCAGAAGCAGCGGCTGGCGCAAGCCTGA
- a CDS encoding ESX secretion-associated protein EspG, which produces MKWVLTPDEFTHVWTNETSLDRRPYPVNMVPSATVRTESEYHALGLPQRFSRQADPDLAAALMLCARHDATTITVSGERSAASHNGSAAEPVRILAFAAVVHNHASILVATPDRVTVHMCHVRAVGERLVQIIGSARPGRLAPMREPQDAVLSPDRTEPFVTNGQRGAAKFRQTLRKPVDGRGFITVTVEPENPMSPPTRHRTWLDFTGDGRYLLTTAHDLILTPVSDEEFAAQLLRLAQI; this is translated from the coding sequence GTGAAATGGGTGCTCACCCCGGACGAATTCACGCATGTCTGGACGAACGAAACGAGCCTGGACCGTAGGCCCTACCCGGTCAATATGGTCCCCTCGGCTACCGTGCGCACCGAATCGGAGTATCACGCCCTCGGTTTGCCGCAGCGCTTCTCCCGGCAGGCCGACCCCGATCTGGCCGCCGCGCTGATGCTCTGCGCGCGCCACGACGCGACCACCATCACCGTCTCCGGCGAGCGTTCCGCGGCGTCGCACAACGGCAGCGCGGCGGAACCCGTACGGATTCTCGCGTTCGCCGCGGTGGTGCACAACCACGCGAGCATCCTGGTCGCCACGCCGGACCGGGTGACCGTGCACATGTGCCATGTCCGGGCAGTCGGCGAACGCCTGGTGCAGATCATCGGTTCGGCGCGGCCGGGCAGACTCGCCCCGATGCGTGAGCCGCAGGACGCCGTGCTCAGTCCGGACCGCACCGAGCCGTTCGTCACCAACGGCCAGCGCGGCGCGGCGAAATTCCGCCAAACCCTGCGCAAGCCGGTGGACGGGCGCGGCTTCATCACCGTCACGGTGGAGCCGGAGAATCCCATGTCCCCACCCACCCGCCACCGCACCTGGCTGGACTTCACCGGTGACGGGCGCTACCTGCTCACCACAGCGCACGATCTCATCCTGACCCCCGTATCGGACGAGGAGTTCGCCGCCCAACTCCTGCGCCTCGCGCAGATCTGA
- a CDS encoding methyltransferase domain-containing protein, with translation MNLARKTMNAPALAAVYERAWRPTLFYLASGRTTAADRGDAVATLRLGGAQKVLDIACGPGNFTRYLSEALSGDGYAIGLDYSEPMLARAVADNAGPRVGYLRGDARRLPFADGTFDAVCCFGALYLIPDPLVAAREMIRVLAPGGRIAITTSHRAPNPVGEVSRVVGGLSGLRVFGTRTFPTLFAEHGLGEIDQRVHRLLQYVSATKPA, from the coding sequence GTGAATCTCGCACGCAAGACGATGAATGCCCCGGCCCTCGCCGCGGTGTACGAACGAGCCTGGCGGCCGACGCTGTTCTATCTCGCCAGCGGGCGCACGACCGCGGCGGACCGGGGCGACGCGGTCGCCACGCTGCGGCTCGGCGGCGCGCAGAAGGTTCTCGACATCGCCTGCGGGCCGGGCAATTTCACCAGATACCTGAGCGAGGCGCTGTCGGGTGACGGCTACGCGATCGGTTTGGACTACTCCGAACCGATGCTGGCGCGCGCCGTCGCCGACAACGCCGGACCGCGCGTCGGGTATCTGCGCGGGGACGCGCGCAGGCTCCCGTTCGCGGACGGAACTTTCGACGCGGTCTGCTGTTTCGGCGCGCTCTACCTCATTCCCGACCCGCTCGTCGCCGCTCGGGAGATGATCCGCGTCCTCGCTCCCGGTGGCCGCATCGCCATCACCACCAGCCACCGAGCCCCCAACCCCGTCGGCGAGGTGAGCCGCGTGGTCGGCGGCTTGAGCGGTCTGCGGGTGTTCGGCACCCGGACGTTCCCCACCCTCTTCGCCGAACACGGCTTGGGGGAGATCGACCAGCGGGTCCATCGCCTGCTCCAGTACGTCAGCGCGACGAAACCGGCTTAG